From Enterococcus mundtii, the proteins below share one genomic window:
- a CDS encoding metallophosphoesterase family protein: MVKFIHAADLHMDRSFEGLVEIDGKVQKKLLRANLTVLENIVEQAIKHQVDFVLLVGDSFHQNRPSLKIQKHFSEQIKRLGEHNISVFLTFGNHDFYQKERYWFEFPENLSLFTSETVETLQMTTDVGETIALSGFSYTKQWITEEKVPEFPQRFAVDYHIGLYHGEIGSTHGNYAPFQAKQMEAKGYDYWALGHIHVPTKLNEKGTILYPGAPQGHTKKEESATSIVLVELQGASCRTTPIKVAEVYWKRQQISLREVKQTTDVLKKIQQELVEPNKMTLVEFEIIDYEHLDQEVLDRIHSGELLDYLKEETNRKFSNLVIWRISTLERDNKVKISLSASTLMFEQLFENYQTKEDFQHILQEAYTNQEAIKVLDLLPDFQESTIEKAQEIIRQDFLFEGGTE, translated from the coding sequence ATGGTCAAATTTATTCATGCGGCAGATTTGCATATGGATCGTTCATTTGAAGGATTAGTGGAAATTGATGGAAAAGTTCAAAAGAAATTATTACGGGCTAATTTGACCGTACTTGAAAATATTGTGGAACAAGCAATCAAACATCAGGTTGATTTTGTTTTACTGGTAGGGGATAGCTTCCACCAGAATCGTCCTTCGCTAAAGATCCAAAAGCATTTTTCGGAACAAATCAAGCGCTTAGGAGAACACAATATCTCAGTTTTTTTAACATTTGGTAATCATGATTTTTATCAAAAAGAGAGATATTGGTTTGAATTCCCCGAGAATCTTTCTTTGTTTACTTCGGAAACTGTAGAGACACTGCAAATGACGACGGATGTTGGTGAAACGATCGCACTCAGTGGTTTTAGTTACACAAAACAATGGATCACTGAGGAAAAGGTACCTGAATTTCCCCAACGTTTTGCTGTCGACTATCATATTGGACTCTATCATGGTGAAATTGGGTCAACTCATGGGAATTATGCACCATTTCAAGCAAAGCAAATGGAAGCAAAAGGCTATGACTACTGGGCGTTAGGCCATATCCATGTGCCAACTAAATTAAATGAAAAAGGAACAATTCTTTATCCTGGTGCACCACAAGGACATACAAAAAAAGAAGAGTCAGCGACTTCAATAGTTCTAGTTGAACTTCAAGGAGCGTCTTGTCGAACAACACCTATAAAAGTAGCAGAGGTTTATTGGAAACGCCAGCAAATTTCTCTCAGAGAAGTGAAACAAACGACGGATGTATTGAAGAAAATCCAACAAGAATTAGTGGAACCCAATAAGATGACACTCGTTGAATTTGAGATCATTGATTATGAACACTTAGATCAGGAAGTGTTGGATCGTATTCATTCTGGAGAATTATTAGATTATTTGAAGGAAGAAACAAACAGGAAATTTTCGAATTTAGTTATTTGGCGTATATCTACTTTAGAAAGAGATAACAAGGTGAAAATTTCTTTGTCTGCTTCAACATTGATGTTTGAACAATTATTCGAAAATTACCAAACAAAAGAAGATTTTCAGCATATATTACAAGAAGCCTACACAAATCAAGAGGCAATCAAAGTGTTGGATCTGCTACCGGATTTTCAAGAATCTACGATAGAAAAGGCCCAAGAAATCATTCGGCAAGACTTTTTGTTTGAGGGGGGTACTGAATGA
- a CDS encoding glycoside hydrolase family 43 protein, translating to MFQSKAINPIIRGFNPDPNILKVGSFYYVIVSSFEWLPGIRVYESTDLINWEHKTDILTNQVSLKGHPINGSIWAPQISYSDGRFYLVYTDVKSVTRPFKDVHNYMMIAEDIEGPWENPIYLNSSGFDPSLFHDPRTGKKWLLNEIWDYRLKTPNKSAGIVIQEYDAKQKQLVGPIHTIFTGTELAKTEAPHLYYVNDYYYLLTAEGGTGSGHAVTVCRSRDLLGPYEVDPKNPMLTANGYPSSSLQCVGHASLVQTEVDRWYIVHLCTRPIEGVAILGRETAIQEVYWTEDNWLRIKEGGNEPRESVTIPTQEKVIQKINSCFFDDFEGKMKQSWNARRCLPDTTWCDLTSRYGYLRMLAGESLQSMFDQHLLAVRQTTFSFIAQTKMEYEPKHFNQMAGLLLFLNEENYYYCCLTWDEMIGKCLRLLSAVEGHVTISPEIYPLRGRETVIKVVVEKTFGQFYVERSQDWKKIGAKIDVQTLSGGFTGNFVGIGVHDLNVRGGSYADFDYFNYQEIEME from the coding sequence ATGTTTCAAAGTAAAGCAATCAATCCAATCATTCGTGGATTTAATCCTGACCCGAATATTTTAAAAGTGGGTAGCTTTTATTATGTGATCGTTTCTTCTTTTGAATGGTTACCAGGCATTCGTGTATATGAGTCAACGGATCTAATCAATTGGGAACATAAAACGGATATTTTAACGAATCAAGTATCATTAAAGGGTCATCCAATCAACGGAAGTATCTGGGCGCCTCAAATCAGTTACTCAGATGGACGGTTTTATCTTGTTTATACAGATGTTAAAAGCGTAACACGTCCTTTTAAAGATGTTCACAACTACATGATGATTGCGGAAGATATCGAGGGACCTTGGGAGAATCCAATTTATCTAAATAGTAGTGGTTTTGATCCCTCTCTTTTTCATGATCCGCGTACAGGTAAGAAATGGCTGTTGAATGAAATCTGGGACTATCGACTAAAGACACCTAATAAATCTGCAGGGATCGTCATTCAAGAATATGATGCAAAACAAAAACAACTGGTCGGGCCGATTCACACGATCTTTACAGGCACGGAACTCGCAAAGACCGAAGCACCTCATCTCTACTATGTCAATGATTACTATTATTTGCTGACTGCTGAAGGTGGTACTGGTAGTGGACATGCCGTTACCGTTTGTCGTAGTCGTGATTTGTTAGGCCCTTACGAAGTTGATCCCAAAAATCCAATGTTGACAGCAAATGGTTACCCAAGCTCAAGCTTACAATGTGTAGGGCATGCAAGTTTGGTTCAAACAGAAGTCGACAGATGGTATATAGTCCATCTTTGTACTCGTCCTATCGAAGGCGTTGCTATCTTAGGTAGAGAAACAGCTATTCAAGAAGTGTATTGGACAGAAGACAATTGGTTGCGTATAAAAGAAGGAGGAAATGAACCAAGAGAGAGCGTCACCATTCCAACACAAGAGAAAGTGATCCAAAAGATCAATTCTTGTTTTTTTGATGATTTTGAAGGTAAAATGAAACAAAGTTGGAACGCTCGTCGTTGTTTACCAGACACAACTTGGTGCGATTTGACTAGTCGATATGGCTACTTAAGGATGCTCGCAGGAGAATCACTGCAGTCAATGTTTGACCAACACTTATTAGCGGTACGACAAACAACGTTTTCATTTATTGCACAAACTAAAATGGAATATGAGCCAAAGCACTTCAACCAAATGGCTGGACTACTTCTTTTTCTAAATGAAGAAAATTACTATTATTGCTGTTTGACCTGGGATGAAATGATAGGAAAGTGTCTCCGATTACTTAGTGCAGTTGAAGGCCATGTTACGATTAGCCCTGAAATTTATCCGCTAAGAGGAAGAGAGACAGTGATCAAAGTAGTTGTTGAAAAGACTTTTGGGCAATTTTATGTGGAACGTTCGCAAGACTGGAAAAAAATCGGTGCTAAAATTGATGTGCAGACACTATCAGGTGGTTTTACAGGAAACTTTGTTGGTATAGGTGTGCATGATTTAAATGTAAGAGGAGGGAGCTATGCTGATTTTGATTATTTTAACTATCAGGAAATAGAAATGGAGTGA
- a CDS encoding DUF4064 domain-containing protein, which yields MTKKWEISFGLIGGSAALLFFGGIAVTFNQMSLSNFRETYQALSLEYIGSVEETFELLRKTTGLFSVSLFLSLSGLCLALYLSLKGKASPMAALIYLVSGVLLLFGTQFIAYPFVFFYLLAAGSSMYRQKIEQRWEADVSK from the coding sequence ATGACGAAAAAATGGGAAATAAGTTTTGGTTTGATCGGTGGATCTGCTGCTTTGTTGTTTTTCGGTGGAATTGCTGTAACGTTCAATCAAATGTCTCTTTCAAATTTTCGAGAAACCTATCAGGCTCTCTCACTAGAGTACATTGGCAGTGTGGAAGAAACGTTTGAGTTATTAAGAAAAACAACAGGATTGTTTAGTGTGAGTCTGTTCCTCTCTTTGAGTGGATTATGTTTGGCTCTTTATTTATCGTTGAAGGGAAAAGCAAGTCCGATGGCAGCGCTCATTTATTTAGTTTCAGGAGTCTTGCTGTTGTTCGGTACACAATTCATTGCTTATCCTTTTGTCTTTTTCTATCTATTAGCAGCGGGTTCAAGTATGTATCGCCAAAAAATAGAGCAAAGGTGGGAAGCAGATGTTTCAAAGTAA
- a CDS encoding pectinesterase family protein, translating into METEIVIDPFSEQADYQTIQAGIAHLSSLPDSVKKTMIIQEGVYHEYVECRLSNFQMLGQGEVQIVGCRFSKQTLSSGEARETFRTATLFLEGENIRLENIQIINNAGAGEQVGQAVALFNHAHQVQLINCRLCGQQDTLCTGPLPATQKDGRLFLTPVTKERKYCRQYYERCWIEGTVDFIFGGADAVFDHCTIKSLACFSNGYITAASTVKVQERGFLFFRCAIVADFEVPSIYLGRPWRPYAQVTFEECDVGAHVHQSGWHDWDEKQNRQTARYYEKNNRYQGGICRESWITVETEDD; encoded by the coding sequence ATGGAAACAGAAATCGTGATCGACCCATTCTCAGAGCAAGCAGACTATCAGACCATCCAAGCAGGAATTGCTCATCTTAGTTCATTGCCGGATAGCGTAAAAAAGACCATGATTATTCAAGAAGGTGTCTATCATGAATATGTCGAATGTCGGCTATCGAATTTCCAAATGCTAGGACAAGGAGAAGTACAGATTGTTGGGTGCCGTTTTTCGAAACAAACACTTTCATCTGGTGAAGCAAGAGAAACGTTTCGAACCGCGACGCTATTTCTTGAAGGAGAAAACATTCGTCTCGAAAATATACAGATCATCAATAACGCCGGTGCAGGAGAACAAGTGGGGCAAGCAGTCGCGCTGTTCAATCATGCTCATCAAGTCCAGTTGATCAATTGTCGATTGTGTGGGCAACAAGATACATTGTGCACAGGACCGTTGCCGGCTACACAAAAAGATGGTCGTCTCTTTCTTACACCAGTGACGAAGGAACGCAAGTATTGTCGACAATATTATGAACGATGTTGGATCGAAGGGACTGTCGATTTTATTTTTGGTGGAGCAGATGCGGTATTTGACCATTGTACCATCAAGAGTTTAGCTTGTTTTTCTAATGGCTATATCACAGCCGCTTCAACGGTAAAAGTACAAGAACGAGGTTTTCTTTTTTTTAGGTGTGCAATCGTTGCAGATTTCGAGGTGCCTTCTATCTATTTAGGCCGGCCTTGGCGTCCATATGCTCAGGTGACATTTGAAGAGTGTGATGTAGGAGCGCATGTCCACCAAAGTGGTTGGCATGATTGGGATGAGAAACAAAACAGACAAACCGCACGCTATTACGAAAAAAATAATAGATACCAAGGGGGAATTTGTCGCGAATCATGGATCACTGTTGAAACGGAGGACGATTAG
- a CDS encoding alpha/beta hydrolase family protein: MELIEYLGRDARCLRPSGSCLSQKNNDDQVIEYYQLALNDLEPVPAIYIYPAKKREPLPVVIYLHSHGGDFSLGKSELLEGASYFVEPSFAKVLTSMGYGVWAIDAWGFEERSGIAESELFKQFLLTGRTLWGMRIFDVLSLIDYLETREDIDTQRIATMGLSMGGLLSWWTSALDERVKVCIDLASQVEVETLLKHQMLDCHGYYYYIPNLLKEYTTLAIQQKIAPRKRLTIVGTNDRMCPTEGVYHLNKQLDLYYQQLGVPMNFQGHSLNGGHFETRDMRSKWQAFLKEHL; encoded by the coding sequence ATGGAGTTGATCGAGTACTTAGGGAGAGACGCACGTTGCTTGAGACCGAGTGGTAGCTGTTTATCACAAAAAAACAACGATGATCAAGTAATTGAGTATTATCAATTGGCATTAAATGATCTTGAACCTGTTCCTGCCATTTATATTTATCCAGCAAAAAAGAGGGAGCCTCTGCCTGTTGTGATCTATCTGCACTCGCATGGTGGCGATTTTTCACTTGGAAAAAGTGAATTGTTAGAAGGTGCATCCTATTTTGTGGAACCTTCGTTTGCGAAGGTTTTGACGAGTATGGGATATGGGGTATGGGCGATCGATGCTTGGGGATTTGAAGAACGCAGCGGAATTGCTGAAAGTGAACTTTTTAAGCAATTCTTATTAACAGGACGAACACTTTGGGGAATGCGGATCTTTGATGTGCTAAGCTTGATCGATTACTTGGAAACACGAGAAGATATTGACACACAACGTATCGCAACGATGGGGTTATCTATGGGTGGCCTATTAAGTTGGTGGACAAGTGCATTGGATGAACGTGTGAAAGTATGTATTGACCTAGCTAGCCAAGTAGAGGTTGAAACGCTCTTGAAACATCAGATGTTAGATTGCCACGGTTACTATTATTATATTCCTAATTTATTGAAGGAATATACGACCCTAGCTATCCAGCAAAAAATTGCTCCTCGTAAACGGCTTACTATAGTAGGGACAAACGATCGAATGTGTCCAACAGAAGGCGTCTATCACTTGAATAAACAGCTAGATTTGTATTATCAACAACTGGGAGTACCAATGAATTTTCAAGGACACTCTTTAAATGGTGGACACTTTGAAACACGTGACATGCGAAGTAAGTGGCAAGCATTTTTAAAGGAGCACCTGTAA
- a CDS encoding glycoside hydrolase family 28 protein: MINILSLGASVDRLNTTVIQQAIDQVAEAGGGRVIIPSGQFLTGPLCLKSNVELYLSPGAVLKFTDDPAQYSAILSSWEGVPKKVYASCIYAQHAENIAVTGLGKLDGSGPSWWRIFREEHETLEYPRPKLLGFDHCRRVTIRDIQLVDSPSWTIHPNHCQDVTIDHVVICNPADSPNTDGIDPESCHNVHISNCHIDVGDDCIAIKAGTEDAVNKVPCQNITITNCTMVHGHGGVVLGSEMSGGIRNVTISNCVFQQTDRGIRLKTRRGRGGMIEDVRVTNLIMDQVLCPFVINLYYFCGPRGKDPYVWDKEVYPIDERTPQVRRIHFSSITARNVHASAGFIYGLAEQAVQDISFDHVDISMAKDAKVGVPAMMTGLEPMRQQGFYVRFGKHISFHQITINHHEGPAIMIEDSEDIEIKRMRSTELDKKNVSIIEGT, from the coding sequence GTGATAAATATTTTAAGCTTAGGTGCCTCAGTCGATAGACTCAACACGACGGTGATCCAACAAGCCATTGATCAAGTAGCCGAAGCAGGTGGGGGAAGAGTAATCATTCCAAGTGGGCAGTTTTTAACGGGGCCATTGTGCTTGAAAAGTAATGTGGAGTTGTATCTTTCTCCTGGAGCAGTATTGAAATTTACAGATGACCCAGCTCAGTATTCAGCTATTTTATCCAGCTGGGAGGGTGTACCTAAAAAGGTCTATGCTTCATGTATCTATGCGCAACATGCAGAAAATATTGCTGTCACTGGTTTAGGGAAATTAGATGGTAGTGGTCCTAGCTGGTGGCGCATTTTTCGAGAGGAGCATGAAACACTTGAGTACCCTCGGCCAAAATTGCTTGGTTTTGATCATTGTCGACGAGTAACAATTCGTGATATCCAGTTGGTCGACTCACCAAGTTGGACGATCCATCCGAATCATTGCCAAGATGTGACGATCGATCATGTAGTCATTTGTAATCCTGCTGATTCCCCGAACACAGATGGTATTGATCCAGAGTCTTGTCACAATGTGCATATCAGTAACTGCCATATTGATGTTGGGGATGACTGTATTGCAATCAAAGCAGGGACAGAGGATGCCGTTAATAAGGTACCTTGTCAAAATATCACGATCACCAATTGTACGATGGTACACGGTCATGGTGGCGTAGTGTTAGGAAGTGAAATGAGTGGCGGGATTCGGAATGTAACGATTTCGAACTGCGTATTCCAACAAACCGATCGTGGGATTCGATTAAAGACACGCCGAGGTCGAGGGGGGATGATCGAAGATGTCCGAGTAACTAATTTGATCATGGACCAAGTACTGTGTCCGTTTGTCATCAATCTTTATTATTTTTGCGGGCCTCGTGGCAAAGATCCTTACGTCTGGGACAAAGAAGTGTATCCAATCGATGAGCGAACGCCACAAGTTCGGCGTATTCATTTTTCATCGATAACTGCTAGAAATGTCCATGCTTCCGCAGGTTTTATTTACGGGTTAGCAGAACAAGCGGTTCAAGACATTTCTTTCGATCATGTCGATATATCAATGGCAAAAGATGCAAAAGTGGGAGTGCCAGCTATGATGACGGGTTTAGAACCCATGCGCCAACAGGGATTTTATGTGCGGTTTGGTAAACATATTTCTTTCCATCAGATCACGATCAATCATCATGAAGGACCAGCAATCATGATTGAAGATTCGGAAGATATCGAAATTAAACGTATGCGATCGACAGAGTTGGATAAAAAGAATGTATCTATTATAGAAGGAACTTAA
- a CDS encoding glycoside hydrolase family 88/105 protein, with protein MNWSEKLADSIMARTPYLYQDKGYERKWSYDYGVVLKGFQLLWLKTKEKKYLDFIQTNIDYFVQEDGSIKGYKLEEYNIDHINTGKLFFILYKETGDEKYRKAAENCAKQLSNHPRTSEGVFWHKAIYPWQIWLDGLYMGAPFYAEFIQTFTPKKDYQDVLRQFEISYQRLFDSKTNLLFHAWDEKMKQPWADLETGLSHHFWSRSIGWYLMACVDTYELLHKEVDCRLLGQIVTSTLEALLPYQSETGTWYQVTTETKRKGNYLEASGSSMFVYAMAKGIRLGILEKEVWFPQLKKSYQGLFDEFVLETKEGWLNLNKNCQVAGLGGADQRDGSYAYYISEPIVCNDQKGVGAFLQALVEVEGVSK; from the coding sequence TTGAATTGGTCAGAGAAATTAGCAGATAGTATTATGGCACGTACACCTTATTTGTATCAAGATAAAGGATATGAACGAAAATGGTCATATGATTATGGTGTCGTTTTGAAAGGATTTCAGTTGTTATGGCTGAAAACGAAGGAGAAGAAGTACTTAGACTTTATTCAAACAAATATTGACTACTTCGTACAAGAAGATGGCTCGATCAAAGGCTATAAATTAGAAGAATACAATATCGATCATATCAATACTGGAAAACTGTTCTTTATCCTCTATAAAGAAACAGGAGATGAAAAATATCGCAAAGCAGCAGAAAATTGCGCCAAACAATTGTCGAATCATCCAAGGACCTCTGAAGGTGTGTTTTGGCATAAGGCGATCTATCCTTGGCAAATATGGTTAGATGGTTTGTATATGGGAGCGCCTTTTTATGCAGAATTTATCCAAACCTTTACGCCGAAAAAAGATTATCAAGATGTCTTACGTCAATTTGAGATCAGTTATCAGCGATTGTTCGACTCAAAAACGAATTTATTGTTCCATGCATGGGATGAAAAGATGAAGCAACCTTGGGCAGATCTAGAAACGGGATTATCCCATCATTTTTGGAGCCGCTCAATTGGTTGGTATTTGATGGCGTGTGTCGATACTTACGAGTTGTTGCATAAAGAAGTGGACTGTCGATTATTGGGGCAAATTGTGACATCCACATTGGAAGCATTATTGCCTTATCAATCAGAAACTGGCACCTGGTACCAAGTAACAACCGAAACGAAACGTAAAGGGAATTATTTAGAAGCTTCAGGAAGCAGTATGTTCGTTTATGCGATGGCAAAGGGGATTCGCTTAGGAATACTGGAGAAAGAAGTGTGGTTTCCTCAGTTGAAAAAATCTTATCAAGGTTTGTTTGATGAATTTGTTTTGGAAACAAAAGAAGGCTGGCTGAATCTGAATAAAAATTGCCAAGTTGCAGGTCTAGGCGGTGCAGACCAAAGAGATGGTTCTTATGCTTACTATATTAGTGAACCAATTGTATGTAACGATCAAAAAGGTGTTGGTGCCTTTTTGCAAGCCTTAGTAGAAGTGGAAGGTGTATCTAAGTGA
- a CDS encoding extracellular solute-binding protein produces the protein MKKKMLVTAGIGLLSILALSACGNDSSDTSADTEDGKTRITWLNILHTASPPNDTIVDKIEEKTNSELTFNWIPDASKEERLTTALASNELGDIVTLQIAMLKNSSVRNALKSGVFWDVSDYLADYKNLSKISEDRIEAASIDGALYGVPMQKDYARAGLVIRKDWLDNLGLEVPDTLDELYEVAKQFTENDPDGNGVDDTVGFGDRAPSDIRYTSFKLFTSYYGAPNGWKVESNGQFTPEFDTDEYMKAMNFSRDLFENGYLAQDFAVTQKTDQQEQFAQGKTGIYTGMIDIKNLKNMGKDIQPEMELVPVNKISDGEDGDYHVWSEGNGVGGLLAFPKSSVKDEAQLKKLLQFVDDLLEEDMYKLMTGGIEGTHYQLQEDGAIEYIDMDLWQQEVQPLSSSRPSEVTFSFKDADPEKELSNQLVKENEQFVVLDPTVPLDSEKNNEVGSEIEKIMIDATVQYIMGQIDEDGFKQAISNWRAQGGDQIAEEYEEAYKAAQ, from the coding sequence ATGAAGAAAAAAATGTTAGTAACAGCAGGAATCGGTTTGCTCAGCATACTTGCTTTATCAGCTTGTGGCAATGATTCAAGTGATACATCCGCAGATACAGAGGATGGAAAAACACGAATCACGTGGTTGAACATTTTACATACAGCTTCGCCGCCTAATGATACGATCGTTGATAAAATCGAGGAGAAAACCAATTCAGAATTGACGTTCAACTGGATTCCTGATGCGTCAAAAGAGGAACGGTTGACCACTGCATTAGCTTCAAATGAGCTGGGAGATATCGTAACACTACAAATTGCTATGTTAAAAAATTCCTCTGTGCGAAATGCGTTAAAGTCCGGTGTTTTCTGGGATGTGTCTGATTATTTAGCTGACTACAAAAATTTAAGTAAGATATCAGAGGATCGAATCGAAGCGGCAAGTATCGATGGTGCACTATATGGCGTACCTATGCAAAAAGATTACGCTCGTGCAGGTTTAGTTATCCGAAAAGATTGGTTGGACAATCTAGGATTGGAAGTACCAGATACATTGGATGAACTTTATGAAGTAGCGAAGCAATTCACAGAAAATGATCCAGACGGCAATGGTGTCGATGATACAGTTGGTTTTGGCGATCGCGCCCCGAGTGATATCCGTTACACGAGCTTCAAATTATTTACGTCGTATTACGGTGCACCGAATGGTTGGAAAGTAGAGAGTAACGGTCAATTTACACCTGAATTTGATACAGATGAGTATATGAAAGCGATGAATTTTTCTAGAGACTTATTTGAAAACGGTTACTTAGCGCAAGACTTTGCAGTGACTCAAAAGACAGATCAACAGGAACAATTTGCACAAGGTAAAACAGGGATCTATACCGGGATGATCGATATCAAAAACCTAAAAAATATGGGGAAAGATATTCAACCAGAGATGGAGCTTGTGCCAGTAAATAAAATATCAGATGGTGAAGATGGGGATTACCATGTATGGTCAGAAGGAAATGGCGTAGGGGGACTATTGGCATTTCCTAAATCCTCGGTCAAAGATGAAGCGCAATTGAAGAAATTACTTCAGTTTGTCGATGATTTATTAGAAGAAGATATGTATAAATTGATGACAGGTGGTATTGAAGGAACACACTACCAATTGCAAGAAGATGGCGCGATTGAATACATCGACATGGATCTTTGGCAACAGGAAGTGCAACCATTATCCAGTTCAAGACCAAGTGAAGTTACATTTTCATTTAAAGATGCTGATCCAGAGAAAGAATTATCCAATCAATTAGTCAAAGAAAATGAACAGTTTGTTGTGTTAGATCCAACGGTTCCATTAGATTCAGAGAAAAACAATGAAGTCGGTTCAGAAATCGAAAAAATCATGATCGATGCAACTGTCCAGTATATTATGGGACAAATAGATGAAGATGGATTCAAACAAGCAATCAGCAATTGGCGTGCCCAAGGTGGCGATCAAATTGCTGAAGAATATGAAGAGGCTTATAAAGCTGCACAGTAA
- a CDS encoding YesL family protein, with protein sequence MLQKLESTNKNLIRLLQLVYLNFLWGILVVLGLGLFTFGPASYAMVSVIRKWLRSSEDFPLTHTYFRYFKENYKETLLISWLYFAVAFVLYVDLAYIQNWYLRVVILVISFFYVLSALYIFPIMAHYQWQGMFYKIKMAFLFGFSQLHYSLVLLLIIIGSYAVIIRLVPGMLTFMGSSFFFFAITWTAVQLFDRLKKKEVAIDKNTFSEGEQL encoded by the coding sequence ATGTTGCAAAAGTTAGAGAGTACAAATAAAAATTTGATCAGACTCCTGCAACTCGTTTACTTAAATTTTTTGTGGGGAATATTAGTCGTTTTGGGTCTCGGACTATTCACTTTTGGTCCAGCGTCTTACGCAATGGTCTCAGTGATCCGAAAGTGGCTACGCTCATCTGAAGATTTTCCACTGACACATACGTACTTTCGCTATTTTAAAGAAAATTACAAAGAAACGTTGTTGATCAGTTGGTTATATTTTGCAGTTGCTTTCGTCCTGTACGTAGATCTTGCCTATATCCAAAATTGGTACTTACGCGTAGTGATTTTGGTCATCAGCTTTTTTTACGTGTTATCTGCGCTGTATATTTTCCCGATTATGGCCCATTACCAATGGCAAGGGATGTTTTATAAAATCAAAATGGCTTTTTTGTTTGGTTTTTCTCAGTTACATTATTCACTTGTTTTACTATTAATCATTATTGGCAGTTATGCGGTAATTATTCGCTTAGTGCCTGGTATGTTGACATTCATGGGGAGTAGCTTCTTCTTTTTTGCCATCACTTGGACAGCGGTGCAACTATTTGATCGTCTTAAAAAGAAAGAAGTAGCAATAGATAAAAATACATTCAGTGAAGGAGAACAATTATGA
- a CDS encoding ABC transporter permease, translating to MESVKRELGSITLSKKEERIKRRRKTIAGIKTNKFLYLMILPGILYFIVFRYLPMGGLVIAFQDYQPYLGILGSPWVGFKHFIRLFTEPTFFMLLRNTLILFGLNIFVFFPMPIILSLLLNEVTNKRFKNSIQTIIYIPHFMSWVIIVSITYVFLNVDGGVINEFLASIGLDKISFLTSPDWTRTVYIGQVIWKELGWSTIIYLSAITAVDTQLYEAAEMDGAGRLRKTWHVTLPAIRPVIITLLILKIGQTLDLGFEHMYLLLNSLNRSVAEIFDTYIYTAGLKNGQLSFSTSMGLFKGVVGLFMVVLANKLAKKLGEDGVY from the coding sequence ATGGAGAGTGTAAAAAGAGAGCTGGGTTCAATTACTTTATCAAAAAAGGAAGAACGAATAAAAAGAAGAAGGAAGACGATTGCTGGAATCAAAACGAATAAATTTTTGTACTTGATGATTCTTCCAGGAATCCTTTATTTCATTGTTTTCAGATATTTACCTATGGGTGGCTTAGTGATTGCGTTCCAAGACTATCAACCTTATCTGGGGATTCTTGGTAGTCCTTGGGTTGGTTTCAAGCACTTCATTCGATTATTTACTGAGCCAACATTTTTTATGCTGTTGAGGAATACGCTGATTTTGTTTGGACTGAATATTTTTGTCTTTTTCCCAATGCCGATCATTCTGTCACTTCTATTGAATGAAGTAACGAACAAGCGATTCAAGAATAGTATCCAAACAATCATTTACATTCCGCATTTCATGTCTTGGGTCATCATCGTCTCAATCACCTATGTCTTTTTGAATGTGGACGGTGGGGTCATCAATGAATTTTTGGCCAGTATTGGGCTAGATAAAATAAGTTTTTTGACGTCGCCTGACTGGACACGAACAGTCTACATTGGACAGGTGATTTGGAAAGAACTAGGGTGGTCAACGATCATTTATCTCTCTGCAATCACCGCAGTAGATACGCAATTATATGAAGCAGCCGAAATGGATGGGGCAGGACGTTTACGTAAGACGTGGCATGTGACATTACCTGCGATCCGTCCAGTGATCATTACCTTGTTGATTTTAAAAATTGGTCAAACACTTGACTTAGGATTTGAGCATATGTACTTACTACTCAATTCATTGAATCGCAGTGTGGCAGAGATTTTTGATACATATATCTATACTGCTGGATTGAAAAATGGACAATTAAGTTTTAGTACTTCAATGGGCTTATTCAAAGGTGTAGTGGGCTTGTTTATGGTCGTACTTGCGAACAAGTTAGCAAAAAAATTGGGTGAAGACGGTGTGTACTAG